One window from the genome of Pedobacter schmidteae encodes:
- the cysM gene encoding cysteine synthase CysM — protein MGSIVDFIGNTPLVELVKLNPNPKVKLFAKLEGNNPGGSVKDRAALNMIRSAIERGEIKKGTRLIEATSGNTGIALAMIAGIYNLEIELVMPASSTRERTLTMEAFGAKVTLLESIEVCRDYAEEQRDKNGYFLLDQFANPDNYLAHYKTTGPEIWRDTQQQITHFVSSMGTTGSIMGNSMFLKEQNPAIQIVGCQPTEESSIPGIRRWPEAYLPKIFDASRVDRVMDVSQEEATLKARELAKVEGVFAGMSTGGALACALRLAEELESGLIVFIACDRGDRYLSSNLFG, from the coding sequence ATGGGAAGCATCGTAGATTTTATAGGAAATACCCCTTTAGTAGAACTCGTTAAATTGAATCCAAATCCCAAGGTAAAGTTATTTGCCAAGCTGGAAGGAAACAACCCGGGCGGTAGCGTAAAGGATAGGGCTGCCTTAAATATGATCCGCAGTGCCATTGAACGGGGCGAAATCAAAAAAGGTACCCGATTAATAGAAGCAACGAGTGGAAATACGGGTATTGCCCTGGCTATGATTGCGGGCATTTACAACCTGGAAATTGAATTGGTAATGCCGGCCAGTTCCACCCGGGAACGTACATTGACAATGGAGGCTTTTGGAGCAAAAGTTACGCTCCTGGAATCTATAGAAGTTTGCCGTGATTATGCAGAAGAACAACGCGATAAAAATGGCTATTTTCTATTGGACCAGTTTGCCAATCCCGATAACTACCTGGCGCATTACAAAACTACCGGACCTGAAATATGGCGCGATACGCAACAGCAGATCACTCATTTTGTAAGCTCTATGGGTACTACAGGTAGCATTATGGGCAATTCCATGTTTTTGAAAGAACAAAACCCGGCGATACAGATTGTTGGCTGCCAGCCTACAGAAGAATCTTCGATCCCTGGTATCCGTCGCTGGCCGGAAGCCTATCTTCCTAAAATATTTGATGCCAGCAGGGTAGACCGTGTAATGGATGTATCCCAGGAAGAGGCTACACTGAAAGCACGTGAACTGGCCAAAGTAGAAGGAGTGTTTGCAGGGATGAGTACGGGTGGTGCTTTAGCTTGTGCTTTAAGGTTGGCTGAAGAGCTGGAATCGGGACTGATTGTGTTTATTGCCTGCGATAGGGGCGACAGATATTTGAGTAGCAATTTGTTTGGATAG
- a CDS encoding family 10 glycosylhydrolase, with translation MKKIIYQICAWSAILMLGLAACKKSNVRKGDLPDETTTIQPDTMRRNEAIAWVDARSNVFGTYGRFSDTAKIRRTLDTLKDVGVTGLVLDVKGSNGYTMYPSNYSTQVTSQDGKTFTPGVDYVGFMIAEARKRNMKIYASIVTFVEGSAGKGKVYEDALWREQYQSIVCDETGKRVPIVSTGKNGFVNPAIPAVQERALNIVKEIIGKYEIDGLLLDYARYTDINADFSDYSKNDFIKFLEEKYGDTQAKRMDFPADIVKTWKIVSGVVTPNATGKYYKRWLLYRATVIHNFFVKARAAVKSVKPNLKFGVYVGAWYTTYYSVGVNWASQDYDPFNDNELRFDWSYPDYNKTGYAEQLDVLMTGNYFTQLMLADNPATAGLAYHWWSVEGSIKGAKYITRNKMPLYGSIDMGNVDWPNQKAISNTIKYIRANASGGVMLFDVVHVYAPQYNRLKQPLWEALREGLKK, from the coding sequence ATGAAAAAGATTATTTATCAAATATGCGCATGGTCGGCAATCCTGATGCTGGGGCTTGCCGCCTGCAAAAAGTCGAACGTAAGAAAGGGTGACTTGCCGGATGAGACGACAACGATACAGCCCGATACCATGCGAAGGAATGAAGCCATTGCATGGGTAGATGCCCGTTCGAATGTTTTTGGTACTTATGGTCGCTTCAGTGATACCGCTAAAATCAGAAGAACACTGGATACCCTTAAAGATGTTGGGGTAACTGGCCTGGTGCTCGATGTGAAGGGCTCAAATGGTTATACCATGTATCCAAGTAATTATTCGACACAGGTAACCAGTCAGGATGGAAAAACATTTACCCCTGGTGTAGATTATGTGGGCTTTATGATTGCAGAGGCCAGAAAGAGGAACATGAAAATCTATGCTTCGATTGTAACTTTTGTGGAAGGCTCGGCCGGAAAAGGAAAAGTTTATGAGGATGCCCTTTGGCGGGAGCAGTACCAGTCTATTGTATGTGATGAAACAGGCAAAAGAGTGCCTATTGTATCAACCGGAAAAAATGGTTTTGTGAATCCGGCTATACCGGCAGTTCAGGAACGCGCACTTAACATTGTGAAAGAGATTATTGGAAAATATGAAATTGATGGTTTGTTGCTTGACTATGCCCGTTACACCGACATCAATGCCGATTTTTCGGATTACAGCAAAAATGATTTTATCAAATTTCTGGAAGAAAAATATGGCGATACCCAGGCTAAGAGAATGGATTTTCCGGCGGATATTGTGAAGACATGGAAAATTGTAAGCGGCGTGGTAACGCCTAATGCTACCGGTAAATATTATAAACGCTGGCTGCTGTACCGTGCTACTGTAATCCATAACTTTTTTGTAAAAGCCAGGGCAGCAGTAAAAAGCGTAAAGCCCAACCTGAAGTTTGGCGTATATGTGGGCGCATGGTACACCACCTATTACTCGGTGGGCGTAAACTGGGCAAGTCAGGATTATGATCCCTTTAATGACAACGAACTTCGTTTTGACTGGTCGTATCCGGATTATAACAAAACAGGCTATGCGGAGCAGTTGGATGTGCTGATGACCGGTAACTATTTTACCCAGTTGATGCTGGCCGACAACCCTGCCACAGCTGGTCTGGCTTATCACTGGTGGAGTGTAGAAGGCTCTATAAAAGGTGCAAAGTACATCACCCGTAATAAAATGCCACTGTATGGAAGTATTGATATGGGCAATGTGGACTGGCCAAACCAAAAGGCCATTAGCAACACCATCAAATACATTAGAGCCAATGCATCGGGAGGTGTAATGTTGTTTGATGTGGTGCACGTGTATGCGCCACAATATAATCGGCTTAAACAGCCTTTGTGGGAAGCCCTGAGGGAGGGACTGAAAAAATAG
- a CDS encoding DUF5018 domain-containing protein: MMKKLSLVFIIAVLCGLLFNSCKKAGEVVRNTSNELADIYGTIEGMGSSRLFEPRYSSAKDSIYFDIPYYYPVNSDNEVDLSKVILRSVVPADAMVSPALGTVQDVSKPFKLTITSGSGEVKSFIVVCKKVGDVSITKAKVQYQAGASTQEVEAVIKGNEVLFYILPGTNLSAATLNLEINSHSTSSIVSGSVINLSQNIPLTIKGVDGLLKTYILKAAEPVKLDYGVGINRRLWTKTAADLGFTANMETSIAVSGDYLISVVRTNPAVYRVFNRNTGAFVKNMALPFSALSMQVVNDSEGNLLGSTYAGKNGKFLVYKWSDIDATPVKLIDWTNNNPAAITGDGGVGRRLNIYGNVNTNAVLMTTGGQSSIVYKWRIQNGTLVSNTPEVITYKSVTGGAASFMGFNADAQPTSTDANTDYFINYQFEIGLVNGVSHERTIGFANETAVFGLFHFATDYIVFNNAKYLAIQKLVKTYSYNNAVLGLFDVTENSKINLSAADPRYPTFNIYNSEEFLGATANANGTGDVCIGLSADKERMQVYMLLTNGGILAHEFTKYAP; the protein is encoded by the coding sequence ATGATGAAAAAATTATCATTGGTTTTTATAATAGCGGTATTGTGCGGACTACTTTTTAATTCCTGCAAAAAAGCGGGTGAGGTAGTTCGCAATACCAGCAATGAGCTGGCCGACATATACGGCACAATTGAAGGGATGGGCAGTAGCCGTCTTTTTGAACCACGATATAGCAGTGCTAAGGATAGTATTTATTTTGACATTCCTTATTATTACCCGGTAAATTCGGACAATGAAGTAGACCTGTCAAAGGTAATTTTAAGGTCGGTGGTGCCTGCTGATGCAATGGTTAGCCCTGCACTTGGAACCGTACAGGATGTTTCTAAGCCCTTTAAACTGACCATTACCTCCGGATCAGGCGAGGTAAAGTCCTTTATCGTAGTTTGCAAAAAAGTAGGCGATGTATCCATCACCAAAGCCAAGGTACAGTATCAGGCAGGGGCCTCAACTCAGGAAGTGGAAGCCGTGATTAAGGGCAATGAGGTGCTGTTTTATATTCTGCCGGGCACCAATCTGTCGGCAGCAACACTCAATCTTGAAATCAACAGCCATTCTACCAGTTCTATAGTTAGTGGATCCGTTATCAACCTTTCACAAAATATTCCATTAACCATAAAAGGGGTAGATGGTTTGCTGAAAACCTATATCCTTAAAGCGGCCGAGCCCGTTAAACTGGATTACGGAGTGGGAATTAACCGAAGGTTGTGGACCAAAACCGCTGCCGACCTTGGCTTTACAGCCAATATGGAGACATCTATTGCCGTATCGGGTGATTATCTGATATCGGTGGTACGTACCAATCCTGCAGTATACCGGGTGTTTAACCGAAATACAGGGGCTTTTGTCAAAAATATGGCCCTTCCTTTCAGTGCACTATCGATGCAGGTAGTCAACGATTCGGAAGGTAATCTTTTGGGATCTACTTATGCCGGTAAAAATGGTAAGTTCCTGGTGTATAAATGGAGTGATATTGACGCCACTCCGGTTAAACTGATCGATTGGACCAACAATAATCCGGCAGCAATAACCGGAGATGGAGGCGTAGGCCGAAGACTGAATATCTATGGAAATGTAAATACCAACGCGGTATTGATGACAACAGGCGGACAATCGTCAATTGTTTATAAATGGAGAATTCAAAATGGCACACTGGTAAGCAATACGCCTGAAGTGATTACCTATAAGTCGGTTACCGGAGGTGCCGCCAGCTTTATGGGCTTCAACGCCGATGCGCAACCGACCTCTACAGATGCAAATACAGACTACTTCATCAATTATCAGTTTGAAATCGGATTGGTTAATGGGGTTAGCCATGAGCGGACTATAGGTTTTGCCAACGAAACTGCCGTCTTTGGATTGTTCCATTTTGCCACCGATTACATTGTATTTAACAATGCTAAATACCTGGCCATACAAAAACTGGTTAAGACTTATAGCTATAACAATGCTGTGCTGGGGCTTTTTGATGTAACCGAAAATTCAAAAATCAATTTATCAGCTGCTGACCCAAGGTACCCGACTTTTAACATCTACAATTCGGAAGAGTTTTTGGGCGCTACCGCAAACGCTAATGGAACCGGAGATGTGTGTATTGGGCTTTCGGCCGATAAAGAACGTATGCAAGTGTACATGCTGCTCACCAACGGTGGTATACTGGCACATGAGTTTACTAAATACGCTCCTTAA
- the epsC gene encoding serine O-acetyltransferase EpsC yields MNEEFYLHIFNKQNSIEPVPSNQEIAEWAMNLMNLLYPERLTTPDYSINEIKRFFLKQERELVRLLNATKACENYNNELTAQSFFEGIPELYRKMNTDISAILSGDPAAKSEFEIIRSYPGFLAIALYRIAHALLNANVPLIPRILTEYAHSITGIDIHPGARIGEYLYIDHGTGLVIGETTVIGNHVKMYQGVTLGALSVEKYMSDTKRHPTIEDHVIIYSGATILGGETIIGANSVIGGNVWLTKSVPAGSTVYHQSSVKVIETKDNK; encoded by the coding sequence ATGAACGAGGAATTTTATCTTCATATCTTCAACAAGCAAAACAGCATTGAGCCTGTTCCTTCCAATCAGGAAATTGCGGAGTGGGCAATGAACCTGATGAATTTGTTGTATCCCGAACGGTTAACTACACCTGATTATTCGATAAACGAGATCAAACGTTTTTTCTTAAAGCAGGAAAGAGAGCTCGTCAGACTTTTAAATGCCACAAAAGCATGCGAGAATTACAATAATGAGCTGACAGCACAATCGTTTTTTGAAGGTATTCCGGAATTGTACAGGAAGATGAACACAGATATTTCGGCCATTTTAAGTGGAGATCCGGCGGCAAAAAGTGAATTTGAAATCATCAGAAGCTATCCAGGGTTTCTGGCCATTGCCTTGTACCGGATTGCACATGCCTTACTAAATGCCAATGTACCATTGATACCCAGAATATTGACCGAGTATGCACATTCCATTACTGGGATAGACATTCATCCGGGGGCAAGGATAGGTGAGTATTTATATATAGACCATGGCACCGGATTGGTGATAGGGGAAACCACTGTGATTGGAAATCACGTAAAGATGTATCAGGGCGTAACCCTGGGCGCGCTAAGTGTAGAAAAATACATGAGCGACACCAAAAGACATCCTACAATTGAGGATCATGTCATTATATACTCAGGGGCCACTATTTTGGGTGGTGAAACCATCATCGGTGCAAACTCTGTTATTGGTGGAAATGTGTGGCTCACTAAAAGTGTGCCGGCAGGTTCTACGGTATATCATCAATCGTCAGTAAAAGTTATAGAAACAAAAGACAACAAGTAA
- a CDS encoding aminoacyl-histidine dipeptidase produces the protein MEVENLVPTELWNNFAALNAVPRASKKEERVIDFMLAFGKRLKLETIRDHVGNVVIKKPATEGMENRQTVVLQSHLDMVHQKNSDSDFDFDRQGIEMYVDGDWVKARGTTLGADNGIGVATIMSILAADNLVHPALEALFTIDEETGMTGAKQLDPSNLSGTILLNLDTEEDNELTIGCAGGIDTTTVYHYKQQRIANDSAAFKVSIKGLKGGHSGMDIHKGRANANKLINRLLYNGNKVLDLQLSSLEGGSLRNAIPREANAVVAVARTQKAAFLSFINDFSELIKAEYQSIEPGLSIEAIETELPQEILDKNDFHKIVNAIYAVPNGVFRMSPDIPDLVEASSNLAKVIVKDGEFITLSLQRSSVESTKEDVAIAVGAAFENMGSTVTTSGDYPGWKPDADSEILALMTQLYKVNFNAEPNVNACHAGLECGILGAHLPGMDMISFGPTIHGAHSPDECVQISSVNKFWHYLLNVLEEIPTR, from the coding sequence ATGGAAGTAGAAAACTTAGTACCCACTGAACTTTGGAATAATTTTGCAGCATTAAACGCTGTTCCCCGCGCATCAAAAAAAGAAGAACGGGTGATCGATTTTATGCTTGCTTTTGGGAAACGCCTGAAGCTGGAAACAATTAGAGATCATGTAGGTAATGTTGTGATCAAGAAACCAGCCACTGAAGGCATGGAGAACAGGCAAACAGTAGTGCTACAGTCGCACCTGGATATGGTGCACCAGAAAAATAGCGATAGCGACTTTGATTTTGACCGTCAGGGCATAGAAATGTATGTGGATGGAGATTGGGTAAAAGCAAGAGGGACCACACTTGGGGCAGACAATGGTATTGGCGTTGCCACGATTATGAGTATTTTGGCGGCCGACAACCTGGTGCACCCTGCATTGGAAGCTTTGTTTACCATTGATGAAGAAACCGGTATGACGGGTGCAAAACAGCTTGATCCTTCCAATTTATCAGGCACCATTTTATTAAATCTCGATACAGAAGAAGACAATGAACTCACCATCGGCTGTGCCGGAGGAATAGACACCACTACGGTATACCACTACAAACAACAACGCATTGCCAATGATAGTGCAGCTTTTAAAGTAAGTATAAAAGGCCTGAAAGGCGGGCATTCGGGCATGGATATTCATAAGGGAAGAGCAAATGCCAATAAGCTGATTAACCGTTTGCTTTATAATGGAAATAAGGTGTTAGACTTACAGCTGAGCAGCCTTGAAGGTGGCAGCTTAAGAAATGCCATTCCGCGTGAAGCCAATGCTGTTGTGGCTGTTGCCCGTACACAGAAAGCCGCTTTTCTGTCTTTTATCAACGATTTTTCGGAATTGATTAAAGCAGAATATCAGTCTATAGAACCCGGCCTGAGCATTGAAGCTATCGAAACTGAGTTGCCACAGGAGATTTTAGATAAAAACGATTTTCATAAAATTGTAAACGCAATTTATGCGGTTCCAAATGGAGTTTTCAGGATGAGTCCGGATATCCCTGATCTTGTTGAAGCTTCCTCTAACCTGGCAAAAGTAATTGTTAAAGATGGAGAGTTCATCACCCTGTCTTTACAAAGAAGCAGTGTAGAAAGCACCAAAGAAGATGTGGCAATTGCTGTGGGCGCTGCCTTTGAAAACATGGGAAGTACTGTAACCACAAGTGGTGATTATCCAGGGTGGAAGCCGGATGCAGATTCGGAAATTCTGGCTTTAATGACACAGCTTTATAAAGTAAACTTTAATGCCGAGCCCAATGTAAATGCTTGTCATGCCGGACTGGAATGTGGTATACTTGGCGCACATTTACCTGGAATGGACATGATTTCGTTTGGCCCAACCATTCATGGAGCACACTCACCCGACGAATGCGTGCAGATCTCATCTGTGAATAAATTCTGGCATTACCTTTTAAATGTACTTGAAGAAATCCCAACGCGATAA
- a CDS encoding deoxyguanosinetriphosphate triphosphohydrolase codes for MIWEKLLSSKRWGNEARFVGNQKESRSEFQRDYDRIIFSSPFRRLQNKTQVFPLPGSIFVHNRLTHSLEVASVGRSLGTIFYNKIKNESADIDDTCPLLCEVGNIVASACLAHDLGNPAFGHSGESAISHYFTTGEGRIYKDQVTAAQWEDLIHFEGNANALRILTHPFAGKGTGGFALTYATLAAIAKYPCASLAGHNKQHIFTKKYGFFQSEQSGFEKIAKEMDLIKVQDSPLIYKRHPLVYLVEAADDICYNIIDLEDAHRLKILSYKEVETLLLPLCNDERMEARLTEIDDDDAKITLMRAKSISTLIGQCSEVFYKKQEAILAGDFNQSLMDGIDEPFLSVMKEIESISIKKIYNYSSVVQIEVAGYQVMGGLLEEFIPAYLLNQSKYHKKLVELIPKQFLTQQTDAYTKIQCVLDFVSGMTDIYAVELFRKIKGISFPSMS; via the coding sequence ATGATCTGGGAAAAATTATTGTCGTCCAAGCGTTGGGGAAATGAAGCGCGTTTTGTTGGGAATCAGAAAGAATCGAGGTCTGAGTTTCAGCGTGATTACGACAGGATTATCTTTTCTTCTCCTTTTAGAAGGTTGCAGAATAAAACCCAGGTATTTCCGCTTCCGGGAAGTATTTTTGTGCACAACCGTTTAACGCATAGTCTGGAAGTAGCCAGTGTGGGCCGCTCATTGGGTACTATCTTTTACAATAAAATCAAGAATGAATCTGCAGATATAGACGATACCTGTCCTTTGCTTTGTGAAGTTGGCAATATCGTAGCTTCGGCCTGTCTGGCACATGACTTAGGTAATCCGGCTTTCGGTCATTCAGGTGAATCGGCCATTTCCCATTATTTTACAACCGGTGAAGGACGTATTTACAAAGACCAGGTAACAGCTGCCCAATGGGAAGATTTGATTCATTTTGAAGGTAATGCAAATGCCTTGCGTATTTTAACCCACCCCTTTGCCGGAAAAGGTACGGGTGGCTTCGCCCTAACTTATGCTACGCTGGCTGCCATTGCAAAATATCCTTGTGCATCGCTGGCTGGTCACAATAAGCAACATATTTTTACAAAAAAATACGGCTTCTTTCAGTCCGAACAAAGTGGCTTTGAAAAAATTGCCAAAGAGATGGATTTGATCAAGGTTCAGGATTCACCATTGATCTATAAAAGACATCCGCTGGTTTACCTGGTGGAGGCTGCCGATGACATTTGTTATAACATCATCGACCTGGAGGATGCCCATCGTTTAAAAATTCTTTCGTACAAAGAAGTAGAGACCTTGTTGTTGCCTTTATGTAATGATGAACGGATGGAAGCACGTTTGACCGAAATTGATGATGATGATGCAAAAATCACCCTCATGCGGGCAAAATCAATTAGCACCCTCATAGGTCAGTGTTCTGAAGTATTTTACAAAAAACAGGAGGCCATTCTGGCTGGCGACTTCAATCAAAGCCTGATGGATGGCATTGACGAACCTTTTCTTTCTGTAATGAAGGAAATCGAAAGTATCTCTATTAAAAAGATTTACAATTATTCATCTGTAGTACAAATTGAGGTAGCGGGCTATCAGGTAATGGGTGGTTTGCTGGAAGAATTTATTCCTGCATATTTGCTAAATCAATCAAAATATCATAAAAAACTGGTGGAATTGATCCCTAAACAGTTTTTAACGCAACAAACGGATGCATATACCAAAATTCAATGCGTATTGGATTTTGTGTCGGGCATGACAGATATCTACGCGGTAGAACTGTTCAGAAAGATCAAGGGAATATCCTTCCCGTCGATGAGCTAA
- a CDS encoding phosphatase PAP2 family protein — MKSLCLKYLLCCTITFSMSLPLDLHAQSKLQQLDDQILINLAETRTPEKTNFFLFLSKHNDVVNIGVPVGLLAGGIIANDKQMRQNALYVASSSAVNALVTMLMKKVVKRPRPFLANVKIKAVYQPSYYSFPSGHTSTSFTTATALSQAYPKWYVIVPSYLWAGSVSFSRLYLGVHYPTDVAAGAVLGTGTAFSLRSLRGESGE, encoded by the coding sequence ATGAAAAGCCTTTGTCTTAAATACCTTTTGTGCTGCACGATCACTTTTTCCATGTCCCTGCCATTGGACTTACATGCGCAGTCTAAATTACAACAACTGGACGATCAGATCCTGATCAACCTGGCAGAAACCCGTACACCGGAAAAAACAAATTTCTTTCTTTTTCTGTCGAAGCACAACGATGTGGTAAATATTGGCGTGCCGGTGGGGCTACTGGCCGGCGGCATCATTGCCAACGACAAGCAAATGCGCCAGAATGCCCTTTATGTGGCCAGCAGCTCGGCAGTGAACGCACTGGTGACCATGCTGATGAAAAAGGTGGTAAAGCGGCCCAGACCATTTTTGGCGAATGTAAAAATCAAAGCCGTTTATCAGCCTTCTTATTATTCATTCCCATCGGGTCATACTTCCACTTCCTTTACAACAGCTACAGCGCTTTCTCAGGCTTATCCAAAATGGTATGTGATTGTACCTTCTTATTTATGGGCCGGCTCTGTGAGCTTTTCGCGTCTGTACCTTGGCGTTCATTATCCTACAGATGTGGCGGCGGGTGCTGTACTAGGCACAGGAACGGCTTTTTCCTTACGTTCTTTACGCGGAGAAAGTGGAGAGTAA
- a CDS encoding RagB/SusD family nutrient uptake outer membrane protein: MKAYIKTLKKTAIIAGAILALNGCKIDTDPLDRYTDVAVYQNPANIRLYIIGMYNEFQTFKFGTFPIGYDNATDALTDLMKYSSGISGNGTVNILASDASRVSAAGPQLNYWTAGYGRIRRLNEFLEGLDTKAQGLDETTKLKFQAEARFIRGYVYFWLVKMHGSVVLLDKLTSDKDNPRASEDACWNFVAADFAFAAEYLPKTWDSSNTGRATKGAAFGMLARTWLYAASIAEYDKKQFNVDELTGVPVAKATEYYTNASKAADEVKKLAAEGLYDLDANFASVFTNKNTKEAIFKIDYIRPQITHQYDLGFAPPKDAPGQVLVYGVPTAELVDEFEMNDGSTFSWSNPAMAANPYANREQRFNATILFNGASWKGRTINTTTSDVVEGITEYGASSDPKRTVSGYYARKFLDPLNTSIVINKSDQSWMELRYAEVLLIDAEAKSKINDIPGAKNSLNTLRNKRGLPNTPSQTPAEMMKAVEHERIIELAFEGHRYWDLRRWRKAHMVLNNVRFTGHKGSPSGSGVVYTTISVDNTNRQFTPALYYIPIPQDEILRNNAIKQIKGW; encoded by the coding sequence ATGAAAGCATATATAAAAACATTAAAAAAGACAGCCATCATTGCAGGTGCTATCCTTGCCTTAAATGGATGTAAAATAGATACTGATCCCCTGGACAGGTATACCGATGTGGCTGTTTATCAGAATCCGGCCAATATCAGACTTTATATTATAGGGATGTATAATGAGTTTCAGACTTTTAAGTTTGGCACTTTTCCAATAGGATACGACAATGCAACCGATGCCCTTACCGATCTGATGAAGTATTCGTCAGGAATTTCTGGAAATGGAACGGTCAACATACTAGCTTCAGATGCATCCAGGGTAAGTGCAGCAGGACCTCAGCTCAACTACTGGACTGCAGGTTATGGCCGCATCCGCAGGCTTAACGAGTTTTTAGAAGGCCTGGATACCAAGGCGCAGGGATTGGATGAAACCACAAAGCTTAAGTTTCAGGCCGAAGCACGTTTCATCAGAGGATATGTTTATTTCTGGCTGGTAAAAATGCACGGAAGTGTGGTGCTGCTGGACAAACTCACTTCAGATAAGGATAATCCGCGTGCCAGTGAAGATGCCTGCTGGAATTTTGTGGCTGCCGATTTTGCTTTTGCGGCCGAGTATTTACCTAAAACCTGGGATAGTTCCAATACGGGCAGGGCTACAAAGGGGGCTGCTTTTGGGATGTTGGCCAGAACCTGGCTGTATGCCGCCTCCATTGCAGAATATGATAAAAAACAGTTCAATGTGGACGAACTGACCGGTGTGCCTGTAGCAAAAGCTACTGAATATTATACCAACGCCTCAAAAGCGGCGGATGAAGTAAAAAAGTTAGCCGCTGAAGGTTTGTATGACCTGGATGCCAATTTCGCTTCCGTTTTTACCAATAAGAACACAAAAGAAGCCATCTTCAAGATAGATTATATCCGCCCGCAAATAACCCACCAGTACGACCTTGGCTTTGCGCCACCAAAAGATGCGCCGGGGCAGGTATTGGTTTATGGTGTTCCAACGGCAGAGCTTGTAGATGAGTTTGAAATGAATGATGGTAGCACCTTCTCCTGGTCGAACCCGGCTATGGCTGCCAATCCATATGCCAACAGAGAGCAACGTTTTAATGCAACGATATTGTTTAATGGCGCTTCCTGGAAAGGGAGAACTATCAATACCACTACCAGCGACGTGGTTGAAGGGATTACAGAATATGGTGCTTCCAGCGATCCCAAAAGAACGGTAAGCGGCTACTATGCCAGAAAGTTCCTGGATCCTTTAAATACCAGTATCGTGATCAATAAAAGCGACCAAAGCTGGATGGAATTGCGCTATGCTGAAGTGTTGTTAATTGACGCAGAGGCCAAATCAAAAATTAATGACATTCCGGGTGCTAAAAATTCTTTGAATACCCTAAGAAACAAAAGAGGTTTGCCTAATACACCATCGCAAACCCCTGCCGAAATGATGAAAGCAGTAGAGCATGAACGCATCATTGAACTGGCATTTGAAGGACACCGGTACTGGGACCTGAGGAGATGGAGAAAAGCACATATGGTACTCAATAATGTCAGGTTTACCGGTCATAAGGGAAGCCCTAGTGGCTCGGGGGTAGTCTACACGACCATATCTGTAGACAATACAAACCGTCAGTTTACCCCGGCATTGTATTATATCCCTATTCCACAGGACGAGATTTTGAGAAACAACGCCATCAAACAGATCAAAGGATGGTAG